The following proteins are encoded in a genomic region of alpha proteobacterium U9-1i:
- a CDS encoding general secretion pathway protein K encodes MTTLAATLLASAAGVMLIDARTARGASSEMIRLAQADFAVEELISQVVVRLDAGEPLQAGGLVFEDARGGRVFRQDAAGLVDVNRAPPETLARLFLAIGVESAEAVALADRVADWRDEDTLARINGAEAEEYAEAGVLLPANRAFSTEGELALVLGMGAETLHCVLPYLTIYSGQADIDVAAAPPALAQLLSIETTTRTDATAPIGRVIRLTAEAPLSGEAVMRRTIWLRLTGDAGAPVLVHRGEQSIGARNAAPLEQCVAAPS; translated from the coding sequence ATGACGACGCTTGCAGCAACACTGCTTGCAAGCGCCGCGGGCGTAATGCTCATTGATGCGCGGACGGCTCGCGGGGCTTCCAGCGAGATGATCAGGCTTGCCCAAGCCGATTTCGCCGTCGAAGAGCTCATCTCACAAGTCGTCGTGCGCCTTGACGCCGGTGAACCCTTGCAAGCTGGCGGACTGGTTTTTGAAGACGCTCGCGGCGGACGCGTCTTCCGCCAAGACGCCGCTGGCCTTGTCGACGTTAATCGGGCTCCTCCCGAAACGCTGGCGCGCCTCTTCCTGGCGATAGGAGTTGAATCAGCGGAAGCCGTTGCGCTTGCGGACCGGGTCGCTGACTGGCGAGACGAAGACACGCTAGCGCGTATCAACGGCGCGGAGGCTGAAGAATACGCCGAGGCCGGCGTACTTCTTCCGGCCAATCGTGCGTTCAGCACGGAGGGCGAGTTGGCGCTCGTGCTTGGCATGGGCGCGGAAACACTCCATTGCGTGCTCCCCTATCTCACAATCTATTCGGGTCAAGCCGACATTGACGTCGCCGCTGCGCCCCCAGCGCTTGCACAACTTCTATCGATCGAGACGACGACACGTACGGATGCGACCGCGCCCATTGGGCGGGTCATTCGTCTTACCGCCGAGGCGCCATTGTCGGGCGAAGCGGTGATGCGTCGCACCATCTGGCTCCGGTTGACGGGTGACGCGGGGGCGCCCGTGCTTGTTCACCGCGGCGAACAATCGATTGGCGCACGCAACGCCGCGCCGCTCGAGCAATGCGTGGCGGCGCCTTCATGA
- a CDS encoding twitching motility protein PilT, giving the protein MTSVANTSPSIEQALLASGLLDEVSVRRASQVATTSGQSIVAVVHQLALADDQKVVEILGDQTGLASVRDEDLPSTPIAIEGMNSAFLRRRRLLPLGWQGDHLLVGIIDPNCTDDLAALSFAAGCAAEPRLMSVSAQKRAFDTLYGASADADKPAQESEAASLWVDDAQRMRDQSGAGPAVRIVDAILEHALDASASDIHIEPLSDRTRVRLRIDGALQTVREEPAHLAAPIAARIKVLANMDIANRRIAQDGRTSLAARGRPVDVRISSVPSAYGETIALRLLRREKHLLDLPTLGFSGSLLSIMGEVLERRRGLFLVTGPTGSGKTTTLYAMIEQLRGAALKILSIEDPIEYYFPDVTQVQVNEDAGITFPQALRSFLRQDPDVILVGEIRDSETARIAVQAALTGHLVLATLHTTDAPSAITRLVDLGVDRYLVAATLIGVTSQRLIRQLCPHCRALRPPNAHENDRLHALLNRNGPFEIGEAKGCGHCNGRGALGRLAAAEGFVVDDVAREAMSDTSSRPLLEAITARGFEPITVAIANEAAVGRVPLVEIDAAGFA; this is encoded by the coding sequence ATGACCAGCGTCGCAAACACTTCGCCTTCAATCGAGCAAGCCCTGCTGGCATCGGGCCTCCTTGATGAAGTTTCGGTTCGCCGCGCTTCACAAGTCGCAACGACGAGCGGTCAAAGCATTGTCGCCGTCGTGCATCAACTTGCTTTGGCTGATGATCAAAAAGTGGTTGAAATCCTCGGCGACCAAACGGGCCTTGCCTCCGTGCGAGATGAAGATCTTCCTTCAACGCCGATAGCGATCGAAGGTATGAACTCGGCGTTCTTGCGTCGCCGCAGACTATTGCCGCTTGGATGGCAAGGCGACCACCTCCTCGTTGGGATCATCGATCCCAACTGTACAGATGATCTTGCCGCGCTCTCTTTCGCAGCAGGATGCGCGGCTGAACCTCGCCTCATGAGCGTGTCCGCGCAGAAACGGGCGTTCGACACGCTGTACGGCGCGTCTGCGGACGCCGACAAGCCTGCACAAGAATCGGAAGCAGCTTCCTTGTGGGTCGATGACGCCCAACGCATGCGCGACCAATCGGGCGCGGGGCCTGCGGTTCGGATCGTGGACGCCATCCTGGAACACGCCCTCGACGCCAGCGCCTCTGACATTCACATCGAACCATTGTCAGATCGCACGCGGGTCAGATTGCGTATCGATGGGGCTTTACAAACCGTCAGAGAAGAGCCCGCGCATTTGGCAGCACCCATCGCCGCGCGCATCAAGGTGCTGGCAAACATGGACATCGCAAATCGGCGAATTGCTCAAGACGGGCGTACGTCACTTGCCGCGCGCGGCAGGCCCGTCGACGTTCGCATCTCCTCAGTGCCCTCGGCCTACGGTGAGACGATCGCGCTTAGACTTTTGAGGCGTGAGAAGCACCTCCTCGATCTCCCGACTCTGGGATTTTCGGGCTCGTTGCTGTCCATCATGGGCGAGGTTCTGGAGCGCCGACGGGGACTTTTTCTCGTCACCGGACCGACAGGTTCGGGCAAGACCACCACACTCTACGCCATGATCGAGCAGCTTCGTGGCGCCGCGCTAAAAATCTTATCGATCGAAGACCCCATTGAATATTATTTTCCGGACGTGACTCAGGTGCAGGTCAATGAAGACGCTGGCATCACTTTCCCCCAAGCCCTTCGCTCGTTCCTGCGCCAAGATCCAGACGTCATCCTGGTTGGCGAAATTCGCGATTCCGAGACAGCAAGAATTGCGGTTCAAGCGGCGCTCACAGGACATCTGGTGCTGGCGACGTTGCACACCACCGATGCGCCAAGCGCGATCACACGGCTCGTGGATCTCGGCGTCGATCGTTACCTCGTCGCCGCGACGCTGATTGGGGTTACATCGCAGCGCCTGATACGACAGCTGTGCCCGCATTGCCGAGCCTTGCGTCCGCCGAATGCTCACGAAAACGACCGACTCCATGCCCTGCTCAACAGGAACGGTCCCTTCGAAATTGGAGAAGCCAAGGGATGCGGCCACTGCAACGGCAGAGGCGCATTAGGACGCCTTGCTGCCGCTGAAGGGTTTGTCGTCGATGACGTCGCGCGAGAGGCCATGAGCGATACATCGTCAAGGCCACTGCTCGAAGCGATCACCGCGCGCGGCTTTGAGCCGATCACCGTCGCAATCGCCAACGAGGCGGCCGTCGGCCGCGTACCCCTTGTGGAAATCGACGCGGCGGGCTTCGCATGA